The following are encoded together in the Deltaproteobacteria bacterium genome:
- the aroF gene encoding 3-deoxy-7-phosphoheptulonate synthase: MIIIIKRGLKPENIQDVLNKIKELGASPHIVEGREQMTVSVLGKTEKISLNSFEVFPEIESVLRISKPFKLAALAAKPQGTEFNIKGVLFGPKHFNVMAGPCSVESENQTMRIAKAVKKAGATVLRGGAFKPRSSPYAFQGMGLDGLKILQMASKETGLPIVSEAMDYDGLKMMLDYVDIIQIGARNMQNFALLKELGKIDKPILLKRGMSATVEEWLMSAEYILAGGNSKVLLCERGIRSFDTQFSRNTLDLNVVPILKSLTHLPVVVDPSHGTGHRYLVAPMALAGMAAGADSLIIEVHDKPEEALSDGPQALLPSDFESLMEKIVGMGKIMGRNVQTSIPQMKVTK; the protein is encoded by the coding sequence ATGATCATCATTATTAAAAGAGGATTAAAGCCAGAAAATATCCAAGATGTTTTAAATAAGATAAAAGAATTGGGCGCTAGTCCTCATATTGTCGAAGGACGTGAGCAGATGACGGTGAGCGTGTTAGGAAAAACAGAGAAAATTTCTTTAAATTCATTTGAAGTTTTTCCAGAAATCGAGAGTGTTCTCAGAATCTCAAAGCCGTTTAAATTAGCCGCCTTAGCGGCAAAGCCACAAGGGACCGAATTTAATATTAAGGGGGTTTTATTTGGCCCCAAACATTTTAATGTGATGGCTGGTCCTTGTTCCGTCGAAAGTGAAAATCAAACCATGCGCATCGCAAAAGCTGTCAAAAAAGCGGGAGCCACAGTCCTTCGCGGCGGTGCCTTTAAACCTCGAAGCTCCCCCTACGCATTTCAGGGAATGGGTTTGGATGGACTCAAAATTTTACAAATGGCCTCAAAGGAAACTGGTTTGCCTATTGTTTCCGAAGCCATGGACTATGATGGCTTAAAAATGATGTTGGATTATGTGGATATCATTCAAATAGGCGCCAGAAACATGCAGAACTTTGCTTTGCTCAAAGAGCTCGGAAAAATTGACAAACCTATTTTACTCAAACGAGGAATGTCCGCCACTGTCGAAGAATGGTTGATGAGTGCCGAATATATTTTGGCGGGTGGAAACAGCAAGGTGCTTCTTTGTGAGCGAGGAATTAGATCCTTTGATACTCAGTTTTCACGAAACACTTTGGACTTAAACGTGGTGCCCATTCTCAAAAGTTTAACTCATCTTCCAGTGGTTGTGGATCCCAGTCATGGTACAGGTCATCGTTACCTAGTGGCCCCTATGGCCTTGGCAGGAATGGCTGCCGGTGCTGATTCTTTAATTATCGAAGTTCATGATAAGCCCGAAGAAGCCCTTTCCGATGGCCCCCAAGCCCTGTTGCCTAGTGACTTTGAGTCTTTAATGGAAAAAATTGTAGGAATGGGAAAAATCATGGGAAGAAATGTGCAAACAAGCATCCCTCAAATGAAAGTAACTAAATAG
- a CDS encoding prephenate dehydrogenase/arogenate dehydrogenase family protein, giving the protein MIDNKKSSPTNPTKEISLQSLRNEIDFIDQQLIQLFDKRASLVFKVGEWKKNNLIDVYDPLREQQIIEKTTKTKRHFLNDSEIQSLFIKMIDFFRNIEKARSLISESSPNSLLKKKGSFGFFGFGLIGASIALALKESFPEWNFLIHDPHLDKIEFEKWNESKTQSKFQLVSIDNLTNKLSDELNVIFLAAPIDKNAEFGKAVTKKNVLTLNLGSVQEPIDNVIGFHPLAGKELSGYQAAQGDLFYGKTLCLSPSENVDNLALEASQILAKKLGAEVVITPWEVHNERLAYSSHLTQLLSMVYGITLDKNYTDDLYSLIPSSARDFLRLSGSDYKMWEPIIRKNNQFITTAMTQFEKNFQYVRKVVEGSSSQQSHLKELFIKAQFIYEKIYKKRKQP; this is encoded by the coding sequence ATGATTGATAATAAAAAATCGTCTCCTACCAATCCTACCAAAGAAATTTCTCTGCAATCACTGCGAAATGAAATTGATTTCATAGACCAGCAACTAATTCAATTGTTCGACAAAAGAGCTTCTTTAGTATTTAAAGTTGGTGAATGGAAAAAAAATAATTTAATTGATGTCTATGATCCATTAAGAGAACAACAAATTATAGAAAAAACAACAAAAACAAAACGTCATTTTTTAAATGATTCTGAAATTCAATCCTTATTTATAAAAATGATTGATTTTTTTAGAAATATTGAAAAGGCACGATCGCTTATTTCAGAATCCTCGCCCAACTCGCTTCTTAAAAAGAAAGGGTCTTTTGGTTTTTTTGGATTTGGACTCATTGGCGCCTCCATAGCCTTAGCACTTAAGGAATCCTTTCCCGAATGGAACTTTTTGATCCATGACCCGCACCTCGACAAGATCGAGTTCGAAAAATGGAATGAAAGTAAAACTCAATCGAAATTCCAGTTAGTTTCAATTGACAATCTCACCAACAAGCTTTCTGACGAGTTAAATGTGATTTTTTTAGCAGCCCCCATCGATAAGAATGCTGAATTTGGGAAAGCCGTAACTAAAAAGAACGTGCTGACTTTAAATCTGGGAAGCGTTCAAGAACCCATAGACAATGTTATCGGTTTTCACCCATTAGCAGGAAAAGAACTAAGCGGATACCAAGCCGCACAAGGTGATTTGTTTTATGGAAAAACCCTATGCCTTTCACCTTCTGAAAATGTAGATAATCTAGCGCTGGAAGCCTCCCAAATTCTTGCTAAAAAATTAGGAGCTGAAGTTGTCATCACACCATGGGAAGTGCACAATGAACGATTGGCTTATTCAAGCCATTTGACTCAACTCCTATCTATGGTTTATGGAATAACCTTGGATAAAAATTATACCGATGACTTGTATTCTTTGATTCCAAGTTCTGCCAGAGATTTCTTAAGGCTCAGTGGATCTGATTATAAAATGTGGGAGCCTATTATTAGAAAAAATAATCAATTTATCACAACGGCCATGACTCAGTTTGAAAAAAATTTTCAATATGTGAGAAAGGTGGTTGAAGGATCGTCCTCTCAACAAAGCCATTTGAAGGAATTATTTATCAAAGCACAGTTTATTTACGAAAAGATATACAAAAAAAGGAAACAGCCATGA
- a CDS encoding helix-turn-helix domain-containing protein: MVTKFKDIIVHFPGVMIIHQKIPSHEVGRHTHEEHEFFLPLQGEIKVEHNHKFFKAGPGRMLYVPPKIDHRFSSTSQGSGERVICLIQDELWKKQSTKKFPTLSMPCNSLAKELLFHLLIHPKMEGVKYFISALIQTLIESIQGAGLQQNHMALQHLEGKIGDERIKKSIQLLDVNISGISMDKLSKESGLSQRNLSRLFLKETGITPKDYLILIRMDKARQLLKETQMTITEIALEVGYNSLSKFIDTFKKIVGQLPSDYRNF; the protein is encoded by the coding sequence ATGGTTACCAAGTTTAAAGATATCATCGTTCATTTTCCTGGAGTCATGATTATACACCAAAAGATTCCCAGCCATGAGGTTGGTCGACATACTCATGAGGAGCATGAATTTTTTCTCCCTTTGCAAGGGGAAATCAAAGTTGAGCATAATCATAAGTTTTTTAAAGCAGGCCCAGGAAGAATGCTCTACGTCCCACCAAAGATCGATCATCGTTTTTCTTCTACCTCCCAAGGGTCTGGTGAAAGAGTGATTTGTTTAATTCAAGATGAGTTATGGAAAAAACAGAGCACAAAAAAATTTCCAACTCTTTCCATGCCCTGTAATTCCCTTGCCAAAGAATTATTATTTCATCTGCTAATCCACCCCAAAATGGAAGGGGTAAAGTATTTTATTTCAGCCTTGATACAAACATTAATTGAATCGATACAAGGTGCTGGTCTTCAGCAAAATCACATGGCCCTTCAGCACCTTGAAGGTAAAATTGGGGACGAAAGGATCAAGAAATCAATTCAACTATTGGACGTAAATATTTCTGGAATTTCCATGGACAAGCTTTCAAAAGAAAGTGGTCTGAGTCAAAGAAATTTAAGCCGCCTCTTTTTAAAAGAGACAGGGATAACTCCAAAAGATTATTTAATTCTGATTCGAATGGATAAAGCAAGACAGTTATTAAAAGAAACACAGATGACAATTACAGAAATCGCCTTAGAGGTGGGATACAATTCCCTTTCTAAATTTATTGATACTTTCAAAAAAATCGTTGGACAGCTACCCAGTGATTATCGAAACTTTTAA
- a CDS encoding ATP-binding protein — protein MYPRFFNYMKSQSFFLLGPRGTGKSTWLRAQFPEALYIDLLSEGLFQEFLRHPESLRERILAQARPKDWVILDEIQRVPELLNEVQRLMSERQQKFILTGSSARKLKKNHANLLAGRAMTKFFSPLTATELGDHFDIHHSLKFGHLPMTFSTESPRDYLKSYVGTYLREEVQQEALVRNLSVFAYFLEVLAFSQGQVVSVSAMATDCGVDQKTAEAYIQLTEDLLIAHRIPVFQKKSKRKMSVKPKFYYFDVGVYRALRKIGPLDSDEEIQGAAIETLIFQEIRAQIHNLNLDLEIFFYRTQNKIEVDFILYGEDGLFAIEVKRNHRIQPEDLKGLALVHLDYPKAKLFLIYSGNEERVINESIHAVPIQKFLKELPSYLQG, from the coding sequence ATGTACCCGCGTTTTTTTAACTATATGAAATCACAAAGTTTTTTTCTTCTTGGACCAAGGGGCACAGGGAAGTCAACATGGTTAAGAGCCCAGTTTCCAGAAGCTCTTTATATAGATTTATTATCAGAAGGGCTTTTTCAAGAATTTTTACGGCACCCAGAATCTCTAAGGGAGCGAATCTTGGCCCAAGCTAGACCAAAGGATTGGGTTATCCTTGATGAAATACAGAGAGTGCCGGAGTTATTGAATGAGGTACAAAGATTAATGTCTGAACGACAGCAAAAATTTATCTTAACAGGGTCAAGTGCTCGAAAGCTAAAAAAAAATCATGCAAATTTGCTTGCTGGTCGTGCCATGACTAAATTTTTTTCTCCGTTGACGGCCACTGAATTAGGGGATCATTTTGATATTCATCACTCTTTGAAGTTTGGTCATTTGCCCATGACTTTTAGCACAGAGTCACCAAGGGATTATCTAAAAAGTTATGTTGGAACTTATCTCAGAGAAGAGGTTCAGCAAGAGGCTTTAGTTAGAAATCTTTCCGTTTTCGCTTATTTTCTGGAGGTTCTTGCCTTTTCCCAAGGACAGGTTGTCAGTGTCAGCGCAATGGCTACTGACTGTGGGGTCGATCAAAAAACCGCAGAGGCCTATATCCAGCTCACTGAAGATCTATTGATAGCCCACAGGATTCCGGTCTTTCAAAAAAAATCAAAAAGAAAAATGTCGGTGAAACCTAAATTTTATTATTTTGATGTCGGAGTTTACAGAGCCTTAAGAAAAATTGGACCCTTAGATTCAGACGAAGAGATCCAGGGAGCGGCTATTGAAACACTTATCTTTCAGGAGATCCGTGCTCAAATTCACAATTTAAATTTGGATTTGGAAATATTTTTCTATAGGACTCAGAATAAAATAGAAGTGGATTTTATTCTCTATGGTGAAGATGGATTGTTTGCAATTGAAGTCAAGCGCAATCATCGAATTCAACCAGAAGACTTGAAGGGACTTGCACTCGTTCACTTGGATTATCCCAAAGCAAAACTATTTTTGATTTATTCAGGAAATGAAGAACGTGTTATAAATGAGTCTATTCATGCGGTTCCTATTCAGAAATTTTTAAAAGAATTACCTTCCTATTTACAGGGATAA
- a CDS encoding MBL fold metallo-hydrolase produces the protein MKNIMNVSLAMMAISTTSCAGLVKSEVKEHEGRIIEFKSDSNGFDTKSFFYEGEKEVIAFDSQFTPEIAKQSIAYLRKYTTKPISWLVITHPNPDKFNGASVFKQEGAKILASENTAKAIPDVHAYKEYYFVEMAKMFPKGQYPQPTLIDQTFIGKMDLVLQGGERIQFQELSHSGVSSTQTVAYIKTAQTLIVGDLIHNQAHAWLEGGIVKGKPTPNIEEWILDLQELESLYPKSTKVLGGRGVSLELKESVKEQTKYLRIARELVRQQLNEMDPKDSQFYKVLAQKFQKQFPNYTLPYMIEYGAYGLVQSELSVK, from the coding sequence ATGAAAAACATAATGAATGTAAGTCTAGCAATGATGGCGATCTCAACAACAAGTTGTGCAGGCCTTGTGAAATCAGAAGTTAAAGAACATGAGGGAAGAATTATTGAATTTAAATCGGACAGCAATGGTTTTGATACCAAAAGTTTTTTCTATGAAGGTGAAAAAGAAGTGATTGCCTTCGATTCACAGTTCACTCCCGAAATAGCGAAACAGTCAATAGCTTATCTTAGAAAGTACACCACAAAACCCATAAGCTGGTTGGTGATCACACATCCTAATCCGGATAAATTTAATGGGGCTTCCGTGTTTAAGCAAGAAGGGGCCAAGATTCTTGCTTCAGAAAACACAGCCAAGGCGATTCCTGACGTTCATGCGTATAAGGAATATTATTTTGTTGAAATGGCAAAAATGTTTCCTAAAGGTCAATACCCACAGCCTACTTTGATAGATCAAACATTTATTGGAAAAATGGATTTAGTCCTTCAAGGAGGAGAACGAATTCAATTTCAAGAGTTGAGTCATTCAGGAGTGAGTAGCACACAAACGGTAGCTTATATCAAAACGGCACAGACCTTAATCGTTGGGGACCTAATTCATAATCAGGCCCATGCATGGTTAGAAGGTGGTATTGTAAAAGGGAAACCAACTCCCAACATTGAAGAGTGGATTTTAGATCTTCAAGAGCTTGAGTCATTATATCCAAAAAGTACCAAAGTGTTGGGTGGGAGGGGAGTTTCTTTGGAGTTGAAAGAATCAGTGAAAGAACAAACCAAATATCTGAGAATAGCTCGGGAACTGGTTCGTCAACAACTCAATGAAATGGATCCTAAGGACAGTCAGTTTTATAAAGTTCTAGCTCAGAAATTTCAGAAACAATTTCCAAACTACACATTGCCCTATATGATCGAGTATGGAGCCTATGGACTCGTACAAAGTGAACTGAGTGTTAAGTAA
- a CDS encoding Fic family protein, with protein MTYIHKLKNWPSFTWDKDHLNLRLEQVRLKQGRLIGKMERLGFKIQEEAVLQTLTEDILKTSEIEGEVLDRNQVRSSIARKLGMDIVGLVKSDRNIEGVVEMMLDATLKYMQPLTEERLFSWHAALFPTGRSGMTKIIVGNWRDDSNGPMQVISGPIGKSKIHFEAPNAKKLKKEMRQFLNWANCKKMEDSLICAGIAHLWFVTIHPFEDGNGRIARAIADMFLAKSEDSPQRFYSMSTQINTERKEYYSILESTQKGSLNITDWLDWFLSCLDRALVNSEFILSTVLKKATFWETHLHVNFNDRQRKVINRLLDGFNGNLTSSKWALLAKCSQDTASRDIDELLKNKILKKNPGGGRNTSYSLL; from the coding sequence ATAACCTATATTCACAAACTTAAAAATTGGCCTAGTTTTACATGGGACAAAGACCATCTTAATCTAAGATTGGAACAAGTTCGTTTAAAACAAGGTCGACTTATTGGGAAAATGGAGCGACTTGGTTTTAAAATTCAAGAAGAGGCCGTTCTTCAAACATTGACCGAAGATATTCTAAAAACGAGCGAAATTGAAGGGGAAGTCTTAGATCGAAACCAAGTCAGGTCTTCCATCGCTCGAAAGCTGGGTATGGATATCGTTGGACTAGTTAAATCCGACCGTAACATAGAAGGCGTAGTTGAAATGATGCTTGATGCGACTCTAAAATACATGCAACCACTTACAGAGGAAAGGCTTTTCAGCTGGCATGCGGCTCTTTTCCCAACCGGTCGAAGCGGCATGACAAAAATCATAGTTGGCAATTGGCGCGATGACTCAAATGGCCCAATGCAAGTTATCTCTGGGCCAATTGGTAAATCTAAAATTCATTTTGAAGCACCCAACGCAAAAAAACTCAAAAAAGAAATGCGACAGTTTTTAAACTGGGCGAATTGCAAAAAAATGGAAGATTCTTTAATTTGTGCTGGCATTGCCCATCTATGGTTTGTCACAATTCATCCCTTTGAGGACGGTAACGGTCGTATAGCCCGGGCTATTGCAGACATGTTCTTAGCAAAGTCTGAAGATAGCCCACAACGTTTTTACAGTATGTCCACACAAATAAATACCGAGCGCAAAGAATATTACAGTATTTTAGAATCAACACAAAAAGGAAGCTTAAACATTACAGATTGGTTAGATTGGTTTCTTTCTTGCTTGGATCGCGCGCTTGTAAATTCAGAATTCATACTCTCTACCGTTTTAAAAAAAGCCACATTTTGGGAAACACATTTACATGTAAATTTTAATGACAGACAAAGAAAAGTTATCAATCGATTATTAGATGGTTTCAATGGCAATCTAACATCTTCAAAATGGGCCTTACTTGCCAAATGTTCACAAGACACGGCCTCAAGAGATATCGATGAACTCTTAAAAAATAAAATTTTAAAGAAAAACCCCGGCGGCGGAAGAAATACCAGCTATTCTTTATTGTAA